One Neisseria sp. Marseille-Q5346 genomic region harbors:
- the purN gene encoding phosphoribosylglycinamide formyltransferase, producing MKNIVILISGRGSNMQAIVNANISDANIAAVLSNSETAAGLAWAAERGIATDSLNHKNFDSRLAFDQAMMEKIDAYQPDLVVLAGFMRILTPEFCAHYENRLINIHPSILPSFTGLHTHERALEAGCRVAGCTIHFVTPELDCGPIISQGIVPILDGDTAADVAARVLTVEHQLFPQAVADFVAGRLKIEGNRVLNAQRNAAGQSLLA from the coding sequence ATGAAAAATATCGTCATCCTTATTTCCGGACGCGGCAGCAATATGCAGGCGATTGTGAATGCCAATATTTCCGATGCCAACATTGCAGCCGTATTGAGTAACAGCGAGACCGCAGCCGGATTGGCATGGGCGGCAGAGCGCGGTATTGCCACCGACAGTTTGAACCATAAAAACTTCGACTCGCGTCTGGCATTTGATCAGGCCATGATGGAAAAAATCGATGCCTATCAGCCGGATTTGGTTGTATTGGCGGGCTTCATGCGCATTTTGACCCCCGAATTCTGCGCGCATTATGAAAACCGCCTGATCAACATCCATCCGTCCATCCTGCCTTCTTTCACCGGTTTGCATACCCACGAACGCGCATTGGAAGCAGGTTGCCGAGTAGCTGGCTGCACCATCCATTTCGTGACCCCCGAGCTGGATTGCGGCCCGATTATTTCACAAGGCATTGTGCCGATTTTGGACGGCGATACCGCCGCCGACGTTGCTGCACGCGTGCTGACGGTTGAACACCAGCTGTTTCCGCAAGCCGTTGCTGATTTCGTTGCAGGCCGTCTGAAAATCGAAGGCAACCGCGTTTTAAATGCACAACGCAATGCCGCCGGTCAAAGCCTGTTGGCTTAA
- a CDS encoding DUF3108 domain-containing protein: MNPIKTTLLTLSLLTASIGAQAAELPQSAVLQYSGSYGIPATMTFTRSGSQYKIVSTIKVPLYNIRFESGGSINGTTLNPSYYKDVRGGKLYAEAKFSGGNITYGKAGDLKTEKSGPAMDLFTLAWQLAANDVRLPSGLKITNGKKLYTVGNMNKIGSESYKLNGGTTPVSKYRVRRGDDTVTYSFASDIDNIPAQISYTDDGKTYNLKLTSVKINGKVVKP, translated from the coding sequence ATGAATCCGATTAAAACAACCCTGCTGACACTTTCCCTGCTCACTGCCTCCATCGGCGCACAAGCCGCTGAATTGCCGCAATCTGCCGTTTTGCAATACTCAGGCAGCTACGGTATTCCTGCCACCATGACCTTCACACGCAGCGGCAGCCAATACAAAATCGTCTCTACCATCAAAGTACCGCTTTACAATATCCGCTTTGAATCAGGCGGCAGCATCAACGGCACGACCTTGAATCCGTCTTACTACAAAGATGTACGCGGCGGTAAATTGTATGCCGAGGCCAAATTCTCCGGCGGCAACATCACTTACGGCAAAGCAGGTGATTTGAAAACCGAAAAATCCGGCCCGGCCATGGACTTGTTCACTTTGGCATGGCAACTGGCCGCCAATGACGTGCGCCTGCCGTCAGGTTTGAAAATTACCAACGGTAAAAAACTCTATACCGTCGGCAACATGAACAAAATCGGCAGCGAAAGCTATAAACTGAACGGCGGCACAACGCCTGTAAGCAAATATCGCGTCCGCCGCGGCGACGATACCGTTACTTACTCGTTTGCTTCCGATATCGACAATATCCCTGCGCAAATAAGTTATACCGATGACGGCAAAACCTACAACCTGAAACTGACTTCCGTTAAAATCAACGGTAAAGTAGTGAAACCGTAA
- a CDS encoding Rne/Rng family ribonuclease, protein MLSGIPIPKDAVRPPETVLVNITPQETRVAVLEENNICELHIERNSGHSLVGNIYLGVVKRVLPGMQSAFIDIGLERAAFLHIVDVLEQRRNPDETQRIEHMLFEGQSVLVQVIKDPINTKGARLSTQISLAGRFLVHLPQEDHIGISQRIEDDAERSSLRERLNNLLPENACHGYIIRTNAENASDDQLQSDINYLTKVWEHIQKQAKIQPPETLLYQDLPLSLRVLRDMFSLDTHKILVDSTENHRRMTQFAEQYVQGALGRIELFKGERPLFETHNIEQEIARALQPRVNLNFGSYLIIESTEAMTTIDVNTGGFVGARNFDETIFRTNLEACHTIARELRLRNLGGIIIIDFIDMAQEVHREAVLQELAKALSFDRTRVTLNGFTSLGLVELTRKRSRENLSQILCEPCPSCQGRGRLKTPQTVCYEIQREIVREARRYDVQAFRILAAPNVIDLFLDEESQSLAMLIDFIGKPISLAVETAYTQEQYDIVLL, encoded by the coding sequence ATGCTTTCAGGAATTCCCATCCCCAAGGACGCCGTGCGTCCGCCCGAAACTGTCCTCGTCAACATCACGCCGCAAGAAACGCGTGTGGCTGTTTTGGAAGAGAACAATATCTGCGAGCTGCACATCGAGCGCAACAGCGGCCATAGCTTGGTCGGCAATATTTATTTGGGCGTCGTCAAACGCGTCCTCCCTGGCATGCAAAGCGCGTTCATCGATATCGGCTTGGAACGCGCCGCGTTTCTGCACATCGTCGACGTCCTCGAACAACGCCGCAATCCGGATGAAACCCAACGCATCGAACACATGCTCTTTGAAGGCCAGTCTGTCTTGGTTCAGGTCATTAAAGACCCCATCAACACCAAAGGCGCGCGCCTGTCCACCCAAATCTCACTGGCCGGCCGTTTCCTCGTGCATCTTCCGCAAGAAGACCACATCGGTATTTCCCAACGCATCGAGGATGATGCCGAACGCAGCAGCCTGAGGGAGCGCCTCAACAACCTGCTGCCCGAAAACGCCTGCCACGGCTACATCATCCGCACCAACGCTGAAAACGCCTCCGATGACCAACTGCAATCAGACATCAACTATCTGACCAAAGTGTGGGAACACATTCAAAAACAAGCGAAAATCCAGCCGCCCGAAACCCTGCTGTATCAAGATTTGCCTTTGAGCCTGCGCGTTTTGCGCGATATGTTCAGCCTCGATACGCACAAAATCCTGGTCGATTCCACTGAAAACCACCGCCGCATGACCCAGTTTGCCGAACAATATGTTCAAGGTGCATTGGGCAGAATCGAGCTGTTTAAAGGCGAACGCCCCCTATTTGAAACCCACAACATCGAGCAGGAAATCGCCCGCGCCCTGCAACCGCGCGTCAACCTCAACTTCGGCAGCTACCTCATCATCGAGTCCACCGAAGCCATGACCACCATCGATGTCAACACCGGCGGCTTTGTCGGCGCGCGCAATTTTGATGAAACCATCTTCCGCACCAACCTCGAAGCCTGCCACACCATCGCCCGCGAGCTTCGCCTGCGCAATCTCGGCGGCATCATCATCATCGACTTCATCGATATGGCGCAGGAAGTCCACCGCGAAGCCGTCCTGCAAGAGCTTGCCAAAGCCCTCAGTTTCGACCGCACCCGCGTCACTCTCAACGGCTTTACCAGTCTGGGCCTTGTTGAACTGACCCGCAAACGCTCGCGTGAAAACTTAAGTCAAATCCTCTGCGAACCCTGCCCTTCCTGCCAAGGCCGGGGCCGTCTGAAAACGCCACAAACCGTGTGCTACGAAATCCAACGCGAAATCGTCCGCGAAGCGCGCCGCTACGATGTCCAAGCCTTCCGCATTTTGGCCGCTCCAAATGTCATCGACTTATTCTTAGACGAAGAATCGCAATCGCTGGCGATGTTGATAGACTTTATCGGCAAACCGATTTCACTGGCAGTCGAAACCGCCTACACGCAGGAACAATACGATATTGTGTTGCTGTAA
- the grxC gene encoding glutaredoxin 3, which translates to MQTVTVYTGPYCPYCTMAKRLLQAVGVKEINEIRIDGNPEVFAEMRQLSGQRSVPQIFIGDTHVGGFTDLYRLQQEGKLDELLNP; encoded by the coding sequence ATGCAAACCGTTACTGTTTATACTGGTCCATATTGCCCGTACTGCACCATGGCGAAAAGGCTGTTGCAGGCGGTGGGTGTGAAAGAAATCAACGAAATCCGCATCGACGGCAATCCGGAAGTTTTTGCCGAAATGCGGCAGCTTTCCGGCCAGCGCAGCGTGCCGCAGATTTTTATCGGCGATACCCATGTCGGTGGCTTTACCGATTTGTACCGCTTGCAGCAGGAAGGCAAGTTGGACGAATTACTGAATCCTTAA
- the secB gene encoding protein-export chaperone SecB encodes MSEELQPVFSVERLYVKDLSLEVPHAPQIFLEQGEPEVDMRVSTGNTKLEDGFYSVDVTVTVTAKLNEERTMFLNEVTQSGIFRLENIPEEDVQLLLGVACPNILFPYAREAISNSVTRAGFPPVLLAPINFEAIYQQQQEANA; translated from the coding sequence ATGAGCGAAGAATTGCAACCTGTATTCAGCGTTGAGCGTCTGTATGTAAAAGACTTGTCTTTGGAAGTGCCTCACGCACCACAAATCTTCTTGGAACAAGGCGAGCCTGAAGTCGATATGCGCGTTTCTACCGGCAACACCAAACTGGAAGATGGCTTCTACAGCGTTGACGTGACCGTGACCGTGACTGCCAAACTGAACGAAGAGCGCACCATGTTCTTGAACGAAGTTACCCAAAGCGGCATCTTCCGTCTGGAAAACATTCCTGAAGAAGACGTACAACTGCTGCTGGGCGTTGCTTGTCCGAACATCCTGTTCCCTTACGCACGCGAAGCCATTTCCAACAGCGTAACCCGCGCCGGCTTCCCACCTGTACTGCTTGCTCCGATCAACTTCGAAGCAATCTACCAACAACAACAGGAAGCTAACGCTTAA